The region CGATCGTCACCAAAAATTTCGAAACCCGGCGCACTTGATGAATGCGCTCGGCGTCGTGCGGCGTCGTGATCGAGCCCTCCACCAGCGAAAGATCATAGGGGCCTTTCACAAATGCGCGCGTCGCTTCGGGAAAGTTGGCAATCTCCACGGCGTCGGCCACGGCCAACAACTCGTCTTCACAATCCAACAAACTCAATTGACAGCCGTCACACGAGGCGAATTTCCACACCGCGACTTTGGGTTTGCCGTTTTTTGTTGAGGCGGATCTTGTCCGCGTTTTTCGGCTGAGGTTTTTTGTTTTACGTTGCATAGTTCAAATTTCCCGCTTGGCCAGCAGTTCCCGGAGCTGATCGTACCGGAACACCGGCCCATCTTTGCAAATAAACGTGTGCCCAAACTGGCAATGTCCGCACAATCCAATGGCGCATTTCATGTTGCGCTCCATGGAAAGAAAAATATTATCCGCGCGGATGCCGCGTTTTTGCAGCTCGAGCACGGTGAAGCGCATCATAATCTCCGGGCCGCACACCATGGCAACGGTATTGGCGGGATCGAAGGGCGCTTTGGGAACAAGGGTGGTGACGACGCCGACATTGCCGCGCCACGCGCCGGCTGCGCGATCGACGGTGACATAAACATCGAGATCGAGACGTGCACGCCAGTTCTCCAATTCACGCCGATATAAAATATCTTCCGGACTGCGGGTGCCGTAGAGCAAAACCACTTTGCCGTATTTTTCACGCTGCCTGAGCACGGCATACAACGCCGGCCGCAAGGGCGCCAGCCCAATGCCGCCCGCCACAATCACCACATCATTGCCCAGGGCTTCTTGCACCGGCCAGTGCGTGCCAAACGGCCCGCGCACGCCCAGGACGCTGCCGCGTTTCAATTTGCGCATGGCTTTGGTCACAGTGCCGACGGCGCGCGTGGTATGCACCAGCTTTTCCGGCTTGCCGGGATCTCCGCAAATGGAAATTGGCACTTCGCCGACGCCAAAAACGTAGAGCATGTTGAATTGGCCGGCGGCAAAAGCAAACTCACCGGCGCCGTTTGCCGGGCTGAGTTCGAGTGTAAACGTGTCATACGTATTCTGCTGCACACGCTGCACACGAAACGATGCCGGTAACATGGGATCAGGTGTCATAATGATGCCGCATGCAAATTATTCTGAACTGCTTCACCCCCCGGCCTGGCGGCCGCCAGCGTCTAGTCAGTTGTTGCAAGACTTTGTTGCCGCGCTCCGGTGGCCAGGGATAGAATGCTTTGATCTACAGCGTTTTTTAAATGCGTGTACAGGATTCGTAGCCCTGCCCCCTTGCGGGGCATTGTTGCAACCGCGAATTTCATGGCTTCAACAGCCGCCCACAAGGGGCGGGGACTACAAACTCTGTTCATCCAAATGCAAAACGCTGTAAACAAGTGATCGGCCACAAAAACAATTCCGTCATCGCGATGACTGCGAATGATTCGCGCCGTAAATATCCAGCAATTGCAAACGTGTGGCTTCCAGCCGTTGCTCGATAATGTGCGAGAATCGCTTTAAAAGCTCATATCCCAGATGATGATCTTCCTCGCATTTGGTGCGCAGGCATTTGGCGTCAAGCGCGATGGCCCGCGTCAGCTCCACCGCACGCGCATCGAAATGCCACTGGTAAGGCGGAATGAGCCAGGACCAGCCCAGCACTTCGCCGTCGCCAATCGTTTGAATGGTAATAGGGCCGCGCTCAGCCGCAAAAATATCCACCGCGACTTTGCCATGCCGGATGATGTAAAACGTGTTGGCTTCTTCGTCTTCATGAAACAAAAATTGTCCGGCTTCAAAGCGCACGTTGGAAGCGCAGCCAACGATAAGCTGAATGTAGTGAGGCGCGAGCCCCTTCACGAACGGATGTTCGGCTAAAATCGGTTCGAGTGTTTCCATCTGGTTTCTCCTTGGCAAACGCTTTGTAACGAAAAATCTAATGAACCCGCCCTGTCACTTTTAGGGTAAGCGCCGCGCCCGGCTGATTGAGTGCGCCGCGCGGTTTGATTTTATAACGGCCAATTGTTCCGCTCAAACCGTTTTATTTCTTTCCAGCATGATTTGCTCAAATCGTGAGTGCAAGCGTCGCATCTCATCTCGGTTTACCGGCTTTGTTGGACGATTCATTTTCTCGCATGGCTTGCACTTCTTCGGTGAGATCGATTCCCACCGGGCACCAGGTGATGCAGCGACCGCACCCGACGCAGCCGGAGACGCCGAATTGATCAATCCAGGAGGCGAGCTTGTGGGTTAGCCATTGGCGATAACGCGCTTTGACCGAAGGGCGCACACTGCCGCCGTGAATGTAGGAAAAATCCATAGTGAAACAGGAATCCCACTTGCGCCAGCGCTCCGCATGTTCACCAGTCAAGTCCGTCACATCCTCAACCGTGGCGCAAAAACAGGTTGGGCAAACCATCGTGCAGTTGGCGCAGCTCAAGCAGCGTCCGGCCACTTCTTCCCAGCGCGGATTGTCGGTATTGCGGTACAGCAATTCTTTAATGCCCTCCGTATTCAACTTGGGCTTCATTTGCTGCGCGGCGCGCGCGACAACTTCATCGATCTTCGCGAGATCTTCCGCGCTCGCCTCTTGATGCGGAATTTCCTGAACGATCCCGGCGCCGCGCTCCGAACCGGTTTCGACGATGAAATAATGCCGTTTGCCTTCCACCACTTCGGTGAGCGCGAGATCGAAGCCACCCGTTGCTCGCGGCCCGGTGTTCATCGACGCACAAAAACAATTTCCACCCGCCTGCCCGCAATTGACCGCGATGATGAAAATCTTTTCGCGGCGCGTGCGATAGGCCGGATCAACATAACTGCCGCCCATAAAGATTTTGTCTTGAATGGCGAGCGCGTGCAACTCGCAGGCGCGCACGCCGAGAAAGGCGCGCAGCGGAACCTCGTCCGATTCCGGCGCAATGTTGAAGCCCTCGCTGGTGCGTTGCGCCTGCCAGAGCCGCAACGTGGGCGGGTGCAGGAATCGTTTCCACGAGTGCGGGCCGACGACGTAACCAAACAATGCTGGATCCGCGCGTTTCTGCAAGCGGTAAGCGCCTTTCTTCTGCTCATCCGTTACACCCTGCGGCAAATCCCGGCTCGAGCGCAACGAATCGTAGACAATCGCGCCGTCGCGCACGCGTGGCCCAATAATTTCTTGAAAGCCGCGGCGCTGCAGAGCCTCGAACAGAGCATCCAGGGCGTTTCGTTCAATGATTTTCATAACACCTTCAGCGAGGATTTACTTCGTCTTCAAATAGCCGCTTTTGGAGAATCGCTTCGGGTCGCGTAAAAAAGCGGTTCTGCAATCCGGGCATTCAAAATAAAAAGTCTTGTCCCCGTATTGCGCCCACAAATTGGTTTTCCGCGCAACTGTCGTACTCAACGGCGCGCCGCACACCGGACAAATGTCATCCAGATTCTTGAGATTCACCGGGGTGTTGGCCTTGCCGTGCAGCGAAGCAATATACTGGGTCACGGCGCTAATCTCTTGCGGCGTCAGCGCAATCGGCGGCATCAGGGTCGAATCTTCCAGCGTTTGCAAATGTTTCTTTACATAAAGCGTATCCATTGCCAGCATCAATGCGGAAAGCTCGCCGCCTTGGAACTCTTCTCCGCCATGCGCAATGCTATGACATGCGCTGCAATCTTCTCTAAGAAAAATTTGTTCGCCCAGGGCGACTTGTTCCGCCAGATAGCCCGGTGAGGGCAGATGATCGTCTCCTGATTTGCAGCCGGCGCCGAGCCACAGCATTAGCGCCCAACTCGACACGATTACAACTTTTAAAAATCGCATATCTGTCTCCTTTCTCTGAAGAGGTGAATGAAGGTCATTCGATCAGAGATTTGCCAAACGCCTTCACGGTAAACACCGGGCAAGGCGCACGCCGAACGACCTTTTCCGCCACGCTGCCGAGCAAGAGATGTTTAAAACCGGTTAACCCATGTGTTGCAATAACGATATAATCCATGTCATGTTTTTCCGCAAAATGAACGATGTCATGCGCGGGATAGCCTTCCAGAATATGCAACGTGGAGGCGACATTGGGGCCGGCCGTTTCCGCCAAAAGCTGCTGCAGCGCGGTCTCCGTGCGCGCTTTGATGTCGGCCACGGAGTCGAAGCCGGTGACATTCAAGCCGACATAGAACGGCGGCACGGCATTGGTTTCGATCACGTGCAGCAAGTGCATATGCGCGCCATACGCGGCGGCAAACTGTTTAGCATAAATGAGCGCATCGCGGGAATGCTCGGAAAAATCGATCGGCACCAAGATCGATTTGATCGCTTCCACCGCCACAGGCTCCTTACGCTCGCGGATAGTGAGTACCGGGCAGGGCGCCAGCCGCACCACTTCTTCGGTGACGCTGCCCAAAAAAAGATGCTTCAAGCCGCGGCGGCCGTGCGTGCCCATGACGATCAAATCAATGCTGTGATCATCGGCATACTCCAAAATCGTCGGGGCGATGGAGATGCCCTGCAATTGCGCTTGTGAGATGCGCAAATCGGAAACCGCGCGCGCGCTCAGCGCCGCGTTCATGCGCGCGGAAGCCATGTCGTTCAGCCGCGTTTGCACGGCTTCCATATCCGGAAACTGGTGCGAAGGATTGTTGGCGTCGTATTCCAGCGGCACCATCACATGCAGAATATGCAGATCGGCGCGATACTGCCGCGCCAAATACAACGCGTGATTGAGCGCCTGATCGGCGCAGCGCGAAAAGTCCGTGGGGAATAAAATTCTTTTTATGGCTAACATCTCTTGTCTCCTTATGTTGGCATTCAACTCTTGCTGGGAATATTTCATCGCGCGCCGCGCTGACGCAAAAATCGTCTGGCGCTTGACGGGTTTGCAAAGATAGTCAAACGCGCCGGCGGCCATGGCCAGTTCGTAACTGGCGGCGTCGCTGTTCACGGTGACAACGATCACTTTTGAACGCGGGCATTTTCGCTTAATTTCACGCAGACAATCGAGGCCGGATTTCCCGGGCAATTTCCAATCCAAAATGATCAGGTCATACACATTCTTGCCGAGCAGCGCGCCGGCTTGATTGCCCGTGGAAGCCGCATTCACCTGAAACCCGGCTTTTTCAAAAATTTTGGTTAACGAGCGCCGAAATTCGCGATCATCGTCCACGATCAAAATGCGCTGCTCATTGATGACGGACACGTCGTGACCTCCTGAACTGGTTCCTTCCATAACGATTTCAAAAAGCATACCCTTAATCCTCCCAAAACAAAAAAGCCGTTTGTGCATACACAAACGGCTGTAAAAAAAAGCGATGGAGCAAAGAAGATTTTTATAAAATTTATGCTTTTTGCGCCGCCATTTTCTTAGGGTCGGTAAAACATTCTTGGGGTTTCTTATTTTTGAGAAGGCGAACGCCGCGGGGTTATTGAGCAAAAATCACAAGATTGTGAGCCGGCAACATACGAAAATTCCCCCCCGGCGCCCGGCCCGCTGCGGCTTCACTCCTTGCTCGGAATGGCCAGCTCTGTCATTTTGCGGTAAAGTGTCGACAGGCTCATGCCGAGTATGCCGGCAGCTTTGCTTTTATCCTGGCCGGCCGTCTGCAAGGCTTTCAAAATGGCGTCGCGTTCGAACTTCCGCACCGAGCCTTTCAAGCCGCCTTCGATTTCCTCCGCAGCAGTTTTGCTCGAGAAAATCGGCGGGACATGCGCAAGCTGCAGCACATTGCTGTCGCACATGATCATGGCGCGCTCCACGACATTTTCCAATTCCCGCACATTGCCCTTCCATTCGTAACTTCTGAAAGCCTCCAACACCACTTCATCCGCGCCATGAATTTGTTTGTTCAACTGTGTGTTATAAATTTTGATAAAATGCTCGACCAGCTCGGGAATATCCTCCATGCGCTCGCGCAACGGTGGGATATTGATGCCGACGACGTTGAGGCGATAATATAAATCCTCGCGAAAATGGCCCTGTGACACTTGCTCGACCAGGTCTTTGTTGGTCGCAGCAATGATGCGCACGTCAATGATCTCGGGCCGCGTGCTGCCCACCGGCAGGATTTCTTTCTGCTCGATCGCGCGCAACAGCTTGGCCTGCAAATTCATCGGCACGCTTGAAATTTCGTCGAGGAAAAGCGTGCCGCCGTCAGCCACTTTGAACAAACCTTGCTTATCACGCATCGCGCCGGTAAACGCGCCTTTAACGTGCCCGAACAACTCGCTTTCAATCAAATTCTCCGGAATGGCGGCGCTGTTGACCGGAATGAATCTGCTCTTGGCGCGCAAACTCCGGCGATGAATCGCACGCGCAATCAGCTCTTTGCCGGTGCCGCTCTCGCCCGTGATCAGAACGGTGGACACCAGCGGCGCGACGCGCTCGACCATCTCCAGCACATTGGTGAACGCCGGGCTTTTGCCGATGATTTCCTCAAAAAACTCGGCCTTGCCCAATTGCGCCTTCAGGTATTTGTTTTCCTGCGCCAAATTTTGCCGTTCGATGGCGCGTTCCACTGTGCTGAGTATCACCGCCTTTTTCGGGGGCTTGGTGATGAAATCATAGGCGCCTTCTTTAACGGCCTCCACCGCAGTTTCGATGGTGCCGTAGCCCGTCAACAAAATCACTTCACAATCCGGGTGTTTCTTCTTGAGGTTTTTGAGCAACGTGATGCCGTCGCCTTCCGGCATGCGCAAATCTGTCAAGACCAAATCCGCAGCGGCTTGTGACATGAGTTGCATGGCCTCCTCTCCGGAACTTGCGGTCCGGGTCAGATAACCCGCCTTTTTCAAAACTTTTTCCAGTGATTCGCGCACACTTTCTTCATCATCTACGATGAGAATCGATTTTTCCTGCACGTTGTGTCCCTCACTTAGTTTCGTCCAATGGAAGAATGATCGAGAACGTCGTTCCGTGTCCAACTTTGCTATGGCATATAACCTGCCCGCCGTGATCGTGGATAATCTGCTCTACGATCGCCAATCCCAACCCGGTGCCGACTTCCTTTGTCGTAAAAAAAGGCTCGAATATTTTGCCGATCACTTCAGACGGAATGCCGATGCCGGTATCTTCAATATGAATAACAGCCTCTTCGTTTCGTTTCTCCACCCACAAGCGCAGCTTTCCGCCCTTGGGCATGGCCTCGACCGCATTCCGGATCAAATTCAACAGGGCGCGCCGCATTTGCACGCGGTCAAATCGAATTTCCCCCAACACCTCTGGAAGCTGGCACTCCATTTCAATGCGTTTTTGCCGCAACTCATGACGCAAGAATTCGAGCGTTTCTTCGATCATACGCGGCAGATTGCCCGGCACAAGCAGAGATTCCGGCAGCCGCGAAAACTGCAAATACTCCTCCGTCAAAGCCGTCATGCGGTCGATTTCCGCGATGATGGCGCGCAGCAAAGCCCGCGCTTCATCAGTATTCACTTGATCATAAGCGCTGATCTCATCCTCCAGCATCTCCGCATTCAAACTGATCGAGGACAGCGGATTCCGGATTTCGTGCGCGACTTTTGCCGCCATTTTGCCGATGGTCGCCAGGCGCTCCGTTTGCAGAACCTGCTTCTCCAGCCGCTTTTGATCGGTGATATCAATGCCGATGGCCAGCGCGCCGGAGATATTACGGGCCTCATCGCGAATCACCGTGTTCGACCACGCGATCAAGCGTTCGTCGCCGCGTTTCGTCAAAATATGATTCTCAAAGCGCGAGGGCAATCGCCCCTCGACAATGGCGCTGAACACATCGTTGACTTCCACGCGCGCTTCTTCCGGCAGAAACATGTCAAACCAGTTTTTGCCGATCACCTCATGCTTGGCATAGCCGGTCACTTCTTCGCATTTCTTGTTGAACAGCGTCAGCTTGCCCTCGAGGTTCAAACTCACGATCAAACAATTTGCCGTTTCAATGACGGATTCGGAAAACTCTTTTTCCTGAAGAAGCCGGGCCTCGATTTTCTTCTTTTCCGTCAGGTCGATTTCAACGCCCATGTAGCCGATTTTCGCGCCGTCGCGATAAATCGGCGTAATCGAGAGCAATACCGGAATTTCATGGCCGTCCTTGTGCTTGTTGATAATCTCGCCGACCCAACGGCCTTTGCTGTTGACGCCTTCCCACATGCGCTTGTACTGTTCATTTGTGGTTTTGGCGGAACGCAAAATCCGCGTGTTTTGGCCGACCGCCTCCTCGTGCGTCCACCCAAAAAGATTGGAAAACGCTTGATTCGCTTCAATGATATTGCCCTGCAAATCCGTCAAGAGAATGGCATCGGTCGAATATAAAAAGGCGCTATGAAAAAGATTTAAACGCTGTTCCAGTAAAGCTTTTTTTGACAAAGCAGCCATAATAAATCAGAGAAAACAAATCGAACTTGTTTGGTCGCAGAATTTTGTCGAATAGAGTAAAAACAAATTCGTCAAATCACAAGAAATATTTAAGCGATAAAACGGCCCTGGGGCGGGATGAAAGTGCATGACCCAAACCGGGGAGCGCAATCGTTTTTCGCTTTCCGGGGCCATGTTGCAACTGCAATTGTCCTGGTTTGGCGAGCCGCTGGCCTGAGCGCTTGACAAGGCAGGCAGAGTGAATCTCTAAACCCAAAATTTAGGCAGGCGGTTGTTCCAGCCCAACCCAAATTTCTGCATTTTCATGGCTTATGAAGTATAAACAAACTTCAAACTCCCGCTCGCGCGGAACGGTTATTGACTGAAGTTCTTGCTGCATCGCTATGGCTTTGGATCACCCAATTTCATGATCCCCTCCGGGAGCACTGCAATGCTATCTTCCTGCCGAACACTATCCTGGCTTGTCGTTTTCCATCTGGCATTCCCCGCGATTTCCGCACCTCAATCCACTAGCGATCAAATGTTGCCTTCGCTCGACCCCAACAAAAGAATCAGCCAGTACGTTCTTGATATTTGGGGCAATGAAGAAGGCTTGCCCTATGGCAACATCATCGACATTGCGCAAACGCCGGATGGATATCTTTGGCTTGTGACGGACGGCGGCTTGCTGCGTTTTGACGGCGTACGTTTCACCGTTTACAATTTTGAAAACACGCCGGTTTTCAAAAGCAACATCCTGCGGGAATTGCTGGTAAGCTCAGGCGGCAGCCTTTGGATTGCTGCGATGGAGGGTGGATTAATTCGTTTCAAAGATGGCCAATTTTCCGCCTGGACCTCGACAGAGGGCTTGGCGAGCAACGATGTCGCATCGCTGTGTGAAGGTCGTGACGGGAGCATTTGGTTTCATGCCGCGGGGGGGTTACATCAGTGGCAGGAGAATAAAATTGTTTCCTTTCCGGATCCCACTGGCATCACACAAATTCACTCAAAAGCTATTATG is a window of Cytophagia bacterium CHB2 DNA encoding:
- a CDS encoding c-type cytochrome; the protein is MRFLKVVIVSSWALMLWLGAGCKSGDDHLPSPGYLAEQVALGEQIFLREDCSACHSIAHGGEEFQGGELSALMLAMDTLYVKKHLQTLEDSTLMPPIALTPQEISAVTQYIASLHGKANTPVNLKNLDDICPVCGAPLSTTVARKTNLWAQYGDKTFYFECPDCRTAFLRDPKRFSKSGYLKTK
- a CDS encoding sigma-54-dependent Fis family transcriptional regulator, giving the protein MLIVDDEESVRESLEKVLKKAGYLTRTASSGEEAMQLMSQAAADLVLTDLRMPEGDGITLLKNLKKKHPDCEVILLTGYGTIETAVEAVKEGAYDFITKPPKKAVILSTVERAIERQNLAQENKYLKAQLGKAEFFEEIIGKSPAFTNVLEMVERVAPLVSTVLITGESGTGKELIARAIHRRSLRAKSRFIPVNSAAIPENLIESELFGHVKGAFTGAMRDKQGLFKVADGGTLFLDEISSVPMNLQAKLLRAIEQKEILPVGSTRPEIIDVRIIAATNKDLVEQVSQGHFREDLYYRLNVVGINIPPLRERMEDIPELVEHFIKIYNTQLNKQIHGADEVVLEAFRSYEWKGNVRELENVVERAMIMCDSNVLQLAHVPPIFSSKTAAEEIEGGLKGSVRKFERDAILKALQTAGQDKSKAAGILGMSLSTLYRKMTELAIPSKE
- a CDS encoding cyclic nucleotide-binding domain-containing protein, with product METLEPILAEHPFVKGLAPHYIQLIVGCASNVRFEAGQFLFHEDEEANTFYIIRHGKVAVDIFAAERGPITIQTIGDGEVLGWSWLIPPYQWHFDARAVELTRAIALDAKCLRTKCEEDHHLGYELLKRFSHIIEQRLEATRLQLLDIYGANHSQSSR
- a CDS encoding Ni/Fe hydrogenase subunit gamma; this translates as MTPDPMLPASFRVQRVQQNTYDTFTLELSPANGAGEFAFAAGQFNMLYVFGVGEVPISICGDPGKPEKLVHTTRAVGTVTKAMRKLKRGSVLGVRGPFGTHWPVQEALGNDVVIVAGGIGLAPLRPALYAVLRQREKYGKVVLLYGTRSPEDILYRRELENWRARLDLDVYVTVDRAAGAWRGNVGVVTTLVPKAPFDPANTVAMVCGPEIMMRFTVLELQKRGIRADNIFLSMERNMKCAIGLCGHCQFGHTFICKDGPVFRYDQLRELLAKREI
- a CDS encoding response regulator, with the translated sequence MHKRLFCFGRIKGMLFEIVMEGTSSGGHDVSVINEQRILIVDDDREFRRSLTKIFEKAGFQVNAASTGNQAGALLGKNVYDLIILDWKLPGKSGLDCLREIKRKCPRSKVIVVTVNSDAASYELAMAAGAFDYLCKPVKRQTIFASARRAMKYSQQELNANIRRQEMLAIKRILFPTDFSRCADQALNHALYLARQYRADLHILHVMVPLEYDANNPSHQFPDMEAVQTRLNDMASARMNAALSARAVSDLRISQAQLQGISIAPTILEYADDHSIDLIVMGTHGRRGLKHLFLGSVTEEVVRLAPCPVLTIRERKEPVAVEAIKSILVPIDFSEHSRDALIYAKQFAAAYGAHMHLLHVIETNAVPPFYVGLNVTGFDSVADIKARTETALQQLLAETAGPNVASTLHILEGYPAHDIVHFAEKHDMDYIVIATHGLTGFKHLLLGSVAEKVVRRAPCPVFTVKAFGKSLIE
- a CDS encoding sulfite reductase subunit A, which produces MKIIERNALDALFEALQRRGFQEIIGPRVRDGAIVYDSLRSSRDLPQGVTDEQKKGAYRLQKRADPALFGYVVGPHSWKRFLHPPTLRLWQAQRTSEGFNIAPESDEVPLRAFLGVRACELHALAIQDKIFMGGSYVDPAYRTRREKIFIIAVNCGQAGGNCFCASMNTGPRATGGFDLALTEVVEGKRHYFIVETGSERGAGIVQEIPHQEASAEDLAKIDEVVARAAQQMKPKLNTEGIKELLYRNTDNPRWEEVAGRCLSCANCTMVCPTCFCATVEDVTDLTGEHAERWRKWDSCFTMDFSYIHGGSVRPSVKARYRQWLTHKLASWIDQFGVSGCVGCGRCITWCPVGIDLTEEVQAMRENESSNKAGKPR
- a CDS encoding PAS domain S-box protein, producing MAALSKKALLEQRLNLFHSAFLYSTDAILLTDLQGNIIEANQAFSNLFGWTHEEAVGQNTRILRSAKTTNEQYKRMWEGVNSKGRWVGEIINKHKDGHEIPVLLSITPIYRDGAKIGYMGVEIDLTEKKKIEARLLQEKEFSESVIETANCLIVSLNLEGKLTLFNKKCEEVTGYAKHEVIGKNWFDMFLPEEARVEVNDVFSAIVEGRLPSRFENHILTKRGDERLIAWSNTVIRDEARNISGALAIGIDITDQKRLEKQVLQTERLATIGKMAAKVAHEIRNPLSSISLNAEMLEDEISAYDQVNTDEARALLRAIIAEIDRMTALTEEYLQFSRLPESLLVPGNLPRMIEETLEFLRHELRQKRIEMECQLPEVLGEIRFDRVQMRRALLNLIRNAVEAMPKGGKLRLWVEKRNEEAVIHIEDTGIGIPSEVIGKIFEPFFTTKEVGTGLGLAIVEQIIHDHGGQVICHSKVGHGTTFSIILPLDETK